In the Methylomonas rhizoryzae genome, one interval contains:
- a CDS encoding Uma2 family endonuclease, producing the protein MAVVLKDRQRHSYGDYLQWPEDVRYELIDGNAYLMSPAPDLAHQDVAGEIYFQARQALQGKPCRVFIAPLDVRLPKRDEADALIDSVVQPDVLVVCDAGKLDKRGVRGAPDWIVEVLSPSTASHDQINKRDLYQRHGVREYWLVHPIDRILTVYLLQNGEYGKPDLYPLEGVTPVGILPEIAIRWDELAARLPKDY; encoded by the coding sequence ATGGCTGTAGTGCTTAAAGACCGGCAACGACACAGCTACGGTGACTATTTGCAGTGGCCCGAGGATGTGCGTTACGAATTGATCGACGGCAACGCATATTTAATGTCGCCGGCCCCGGACCTGGCGCATCAAGATGTTGCCGGCGAAATTTATTTCCAAGCTCGACAGGCATTGCAAGGCAAGCCCTGCCGTGTCTTTATCGCCCCGCTGGACGTGCGCTTGCCGAAACGCGACGAAGCCGATGCGCTCATCGACAGCGTCGTGCAACCCGATGTGCTGGTGGTTTGCGACGCCGGCAAACTGGACAAACGCGGCGTGCGCGGTGCGCCGGACTGGATCGTGGAAGTGTTGTCGCCATCCACCGCCAGCCACGACCAAATTAATAAACGCGACCTCTACCAACGCCACGGTGTCCGTGAATACTGGCTGGTGCATCCCATAGACCGCATACTGACCGTTTACCTGTTGCAAAACGGTGAATACGGTAAACCCGATCTTTACCCGCTGGAAGGCGTAACCCCGGTCGGCATATTGCCAGAGATCGCGATTCGTTGGGATGAGTTGGCGGCGCGCTTGCCTAAGGACTATTGA